The Rhipicephalus sanguineus isolate Rsan-2018 chromosome 7, BIME_Rsan_1.4, whole genome shotgun sequence genome includes a window with the following:
- the LOC119399550 gene encoding titin: MAPTFAAATVAEKRLEPPEPVEPPVPKEVVVPPRPKPVPVVERPPKDEAALDPEALKKEDREIAAATSGKVAAPAAAVGGGGHPPVTAAPVAAGPEAKKQEALLEKIAQEQKVQKKMLEDLQRELKQELAKHKQDDSPQTQKTNGTADAARPVVAPAKVAASAGSLAGARPEAPKALPPAAVAGNIPPLQRQGSQLPQKVPVAQNVPQPVLNQAAPMPAQNLQQNLQQGLQQQQAQRVEQIVKVPLSIGVQPVAQSFQHVPANQQLPNPALPLAQFGKKEEAGRTDSPDVKAVHQQQPLAMSPKAAVPPLLPQAPRQGMMHQPQISIQNAEAQKQRPVVPAVDSLPKAGGGAVKPLDIIRRRQEAQQPLQQRIPVVPESKPSLVQQPKPVLKQAPQVLPPDMSQFAKQAAQVKAEAPVKFLGKPLGGNDQAPPVAAVQEADNRPLVRKMSRDVKREAPAVADGPIVVDAVVSKDAVVPLDAVASKDAAVPVVQTALPVTDSRKDVPAENVKAVVISEMPVKLEPKENISPSLPSRVPADVMLAKHEIRK, encoded by the exons GTTGTGGTTCCCCCGCGCCCCAAACCAGTTCCGGTGGTCGAGCGACCACCAAAGGACGAGGCCGCCTTGGATCCAGAGGCTCTGAAGAAGGAGGACCGCGAGATTGCTGCGGCCACCTCAGGCAAGGTGGCCGCACCTGCCGCCGCCGTTGGTGGTGGAGGCCATCCCCCGGTCACTGCCGCCCCCGTTGCAGCAGGCCCCGAGGCCAAGAAACAAGAGGCTCTCCTCGAGAAGATTGCCCAGGAGCAAAAG GTGCAGAAAAAGATGCTGGAAGACCTGCAGCGCGAGCTCAAGCAGGAGCTGGCCAAGCACAAGCAAGACGACTCCCCGCAGACGCAGAAGACCAATGGCACTGCGGACGCCGCTAGGCCAGTCGTAGCACCCGCGAAAGTGGCTGCATCGGCAGGATCTCTCGCCGGCGCAAGACCAGAAGCACCGAAGGCACTGCCTCCAGCAGCAGTCGCAGGCAATATTCCGCCCCTCCAGAGACAAGGGAGCCAACTGCCACAAAAGGTTCCCGTTGCCCAGAACGTCCCGCAGCCAGTCTTGAACCAAGCTGCTCCAATGCCTGCTCAGAACTTGCAGCAGAACTTGCAGCAGGGCTTGCAGCAACAGCAAGCTCAGCGCGTCGAACAGATCGTCAAGGTCCCCTTGTCAATAGGCGTCCAGCCCGTTGCGCAGAGCTTTCAACACGTTCCTGCGAACCAGCAGCTCCCAAATCCCGCTCTCCCTCTCGCCCAATTTGGTAAGAAGGAGGAGGCCGGACGAACCGACTCTCCGGATGTGAAGGCCGTCCACCAACAACAGCCTCTGGCGATGTCACCAAAAGCCGCCGTACCGCCTCTCCTGCCGCAGGCTCCGAGACAGGGCATGATGCACCAGCCTCAGATCAGCATTCAGAACGCGGAGGCTCAGAAGCAGCGGCCCGTCGTTCCCGCCGTCGACTCCCTTCCAAAAGCGGGAGGGGGCGCAGTAAAACCATTGGACATCATCAGGCGTCGTCAGGAAGCACAGCAGCCGTTGCAGCAGCGAATTCCTGTAGTCCCCGAAAGCAAGCCGAGCTTAGTGCAACAGCCCAAGCCTGTTCTGAAGCAGGCTCCGCAAGTCCTTCCGCCGGACATGAGCCAGTTTGCCAAACAGGCCGCGCAAGTCAAAGCCGAGGCTCCCGTGAAGTTCCTCGGCAAGCCTCTGGGAGGGAACGATCAAGCGCCTCCTGTGGCAGCGGTCCAGGAAGCCGACAACCGGCCGCTAGTTCGCAAGATGTCCAGAGACGTCAAGCGAGAGGCGCCCGCGGTGGCAGACGGTCCAATTGTGGTCGATGCAGTTGTATCAAAAGACGCTGTAGTTCCCTTAGATGCAGTTGCATCCAAAGATGCCGCAGTTCCTGTTGTGCAAACTGCTTTACCAGTGACAGACAGCCGAAAAGACGTTCCTGCTGAGAATGTGAAAGCGGTGGTCATTAGTGAAATGCCAGTGAAACTGGAACCCAAGGAGAACATCTCCCCGAGTCTTCCAAGCCGTGTGCCGGCGGACGTGATGCTAGCTAAACATGAGATTAGGAAGTGA